One window of Trichoderma breve strain T069 chromosome 3, whole genome shotgun sequence genomic DNA carries:
- a CDS encoding fungal specific transcription factor domain-containing protein, translated as MPGSSDNGSSSNGGNHSGHSPSQDDNMAPRDAHPDNASVPKPKRLACMICRKRKLKCDGIRPSCSTCSRLGHNCAYDEQRRKSGPKRGYVKALEERLKQVETLLKTQEPAAKSPTKGVGMQIPGANNNPANASASMPMPNSNIGMNGEERWHFNNNGESPQAAPMDDFGFNANMGMPVNNMPGNFTWEMIGLGLEEPLPPQETIDELHQIYFEKVHPSMPMIHRYRYLAAMNLAPSQRPPVCLRYAMWTLACSISEKYTDLKDLFYQRARNYEMKMMYFPRAWINTGSAVRLAQMIGLHRMDGGGLDVKQCLPPPKDWTEREERRRTFWMAFCEDRYASIGTGWPMTIDEKDIKTNMPSADEAFDMSRPEQTLTLEESMGPSGAGKLSSFGGIILMACLFGRNLIHLHRPDDDDLDHDINGPFWKRHRQMDHILLNTSLCLPSHLKLPAGLANPNVVFTNMSIHTSTICLHQAAIFKAEANKLPASVSAESKVRCITAANEIASIMRTISHMDLSSMNPFIAFCLYVSARVFVQYLKSKPDDAQTIDSLRFLISAMNALKRRNPLTESFLVQLDVDFEALALKIPKLRGAFPRPGESPAEAPKGLPVRAGAVCDDPEGVKGILAYRNECHFMKATGDNGNSATAPDLTEPSGDSQSMSTSHSNNFGNGAWLSAEQQMHVLTPNSGSMYEKNVPGSGGLSGFGDGGLDQDASGSPDIQSAGRTPNSSGAGSDIRPHLVPGQMSNAASGHDSYRASPISPQQTMMNHGGMDNSGNQGFYGDPNSFTMAAGMGVPQQAYGMSNGWGGLNGPAAGMQPVGGEGVLRALMNMGPMDAMDLSSWDSGNPH; from the exons ATGCCCGGCTCCTCGGACAACGGCTCGTCGAGCAACGGCGGGAACCACTCGGGCCACAGCCCGTCTCAGGACGACAACATGGCGCCTCGCGATGCGCACCCGGACAACGCCAGCGTCCCCAAGCCCAAGCGCCTTGCCTGCATGATTTGCAGGAAGCGCAAACTCAAGTGCGACGGCATTCGACCCAGCTGCAGCACCTGCTCCCGCCTGGGACACAACTGTGCCTACGACGAGCAGCGAAGGAAGAGCGGTCCTAAGCGTGGCTACGTAAAGGCCCTGGAGGAACGACTCA AACAAGTTGAGACGCTATTAAAGACCCAGGAGCCGGCAGCAAAGAGCCCGACAAAAGGCGTCGGCATGCAGATCCCTGGAGCCAACAACAACCCGGCCAATGCAAGTGCGTCCATGCCAATGCCCAACTCCAACATAGGCATGAATGGCGAGGAGCGCTGGCACTTCAACAACAATGGCGAGTCGCCCCAGGCAGCGCCAATGGATGATTTCGGCTTCAACGCCAACATGGGTATGCCCGTCAACAACATGCCCGGAAACTTCACCTGGGAGATGATTGGCCTGGGACTGGAGGAGCCGCTACCGCCACAGGAGACCATTGACGAGCTGCATCAAATCTACTTTGAAAAGGTCCATCCATCGATGCCCATGATTCACAGATACCGCTATCTTGCCGCCATGAACTT GGCACCAAGTCAACGACCACCAGTCTGCTTGCGCTACGCCATGTGGACATTGGCATGCTCCATCTCGGAAAAGTACACGGATCTGAAGGATCTGTTCTACCAGAGAGCACGCAA TtatgagatgaagatgatgtacTTCCCCAGAGCCTGGATCAACACCGGCTCTGCCGTCCGTCTGGCACAAAT GATCGGATTGCACCGTATGGATGGTGGTGGCTTGGACGTGAAACAGTGTCTGCCACCCCCCAAGGACTGGACCGAGAGGGAGGAGCGCAGACGAACGTTTTGGATGGCCTTTTGCGAGGATCGCTATGCCAGTATCGGCACTGGCTGGCCCATGACGATTGATGAAAAGGACATCAAGACAAACATGCCATCGGCAGATGAGGCCTTTGACATGAGCCGCCCAGAGCAGACGCTGACTCTGGAGGAGTCCATGGGCCCATCCGGAGCCGGCAAGCTCTCCTCATTCGGTGGCATCATCTTGATGGCCTGTCTTTTCGGCCGCAACCTGATTCACCTGCACCGccccgacgacgacgaccttGACCACGACATCAATGGCCCGTTCTGGAAGCGCCACCGACAGATGGATCAcatcctcctcaacaccTCTCTTTGCCTGCCGTCTCACCTCAAGCTCCCTGCCGGCCTGGCCAACCCCAACGTCGTCTTTACGAACATGAGCATCCACACTTCGACCATCTGCCTTCACCAGGCGGCCATCTTCAAAGCGGAGGCAAACAAGCTGCCAGCATCAGTCAGCGCCGAGAGCAAAGTTCGATGCATCACTGCCGCAAACGAGATTGCCAGCATCATGAGGACAATCTCACACATGGATCTATCTTCG ATGAACCCATTCATTGCCTTTTGCCTCTACGTCTCTGCACGAGTGTTTGTGCAGTATCTCAAGAGCAAGCCTGATGACGCGCAGACCATTGATTCGCTGCGCTTCCTCATCTCGGCTATGAATGCCTTGAAGCGACGGAACCCTCTGACCGAGTCTTTCCTTGTCCAACTGGATGTGGACTTTGAGGCTCTGGCACTGAAGATCCCCAAGCTGAGGGGCGCGTTCCCTCGCCCCGGCGAAAGT CCTGCTGAAGCCCCCAAGGGACTACCCGTACGAGCCGGAGCTGTCTGCGATGACCCAGAGGGCGTCAAGGGCATCTTAGCCTACCGAAACGAATGCCACTTCATGAAGGCGACGGGTGATAACGGCAACTCTGCCACGGCTCCGGACCTGACAGAACCTTCTGGCGATTCTCAGAGCATGTCAACATCACACTCGAACAACTTTGGAAACGGAGCGTGGCTCTCAGCCGAGCAGCAAATGCATGTGTTGACACCCAATTCCGGCAGCATGTATGAAAAGAACGTTCCTGGAAGCGGCGGACTATCCGGCTTTGGCGACGGCGGTCTGGATCAAGATGCCTCTGGATCCCCAGACATTCAATCAGCTGGACGAACTCCCAACTCGAGCGGTGCCGGATCAGACATTAGGCCTCATCTTGTACCTGGCCAAATGTCCAATGCTGCATCGGGCCACGATTCATACCGAGCAAGCCCTATTTCACCTCAGCAGACAATGATGAACCACGGAGGCATGGACAACAGCGGCAACCAAGGCTTCTACGGCGACCCCAACAGCTTCACGATGGCTGCCGGTATGGGAGTTCCACAACAAGCATACGGCATGTCCAACGGATGGGGAGGGCTGAACGGACCAGCCGCCGGGATGCAACCAGTAGGAGGAGAAGGTGTTCTCAGAGCACTGATGAACATGGGACCCATGGACGCTATGGATCTATCATCGTGGGACTCTGGCAACCCGCAttaa